One part of the Pseudomonadota bacterium genome encodes these proteins:
- the rpmE gene encoding 50S ribosomal protein L31, protein MKEGIHPKSEEVSITCTCGAVVKTTSTLGKDFTVELCSKCHPFFTGKQRLVDSTGRVERFQKRMEKFQAHQDAKKSKAAGNQ, encoded by the coding sequence ATGAAGGAAGGAATCCATCCGAAATCAGAAGAGGTCAGCATCACCTGCACCTGCGGGGCTGTGGTCAAGACCACCTCGACCCTCGGCAAGGACTTCACCGTGGAGCTCTGCTCCAAATGCCACCCGTTCTTCACGGGCAAGCAGCGCCTGGTGGACTCCACCGGCCGCGTGGAGCGCTTCCAGAAGCGAATGGAGAAGTTCCAGGCCCACCAGGACGCCAAGAAGAGCAAGGCGGCGGGCAACCAGTAG
- the thpR gene encoding RNA 2',3'-cyclic phosphodiesterase, with product MKMRSFLAFDIPEELKVELGKLIELFSPKVRGVKWVNPELVHCTIRFFGDVEEELLTGKLSRLIEQEVRHQSPFKLSGHGVGVFPNWRYPRVLWVGLQGETETVISLHARLEEAFADIGIRKDPRILRLHLTLGRARAPFKDSEALVSMVEKMTDTDLGEFTVDSLALYRSELTPKGPIYTVLERFPLGSGGRK from the coding sequence GTGAAGATGAGATCGTTTCTGGCGTTCGATATACCGGAGGAGCTCAAGGTCGAGCTGGGAAAGCTCATCGAGCTCTTCTCCCCGAAGGTGCGCGGCGTGAAGTGGGTGAACCCAGAGCTCGTGCACTGCACGATCCGCTTCTTCGGCGACGTGGAGGAGGAACTTCTCACCGGGAAACTGTCCAGGCTCATCGAGCAGGAGGTCCGGCACCAGTCGCCGTTCAAGCTGTCGGGCCACGGCGTAGGCGTGTTCCCGAACTGGCGCTACCCAAGGGTCCTGTGGGTGGGGCTGCAGGGCGAGACCGAAACGGTCATCTCGCTGCACGCCAGGCTCGAGGAGGCGTTCGCGGATATCGGCATCAGGAAGGACCCGAGGATATTGCGCCTCCACCTCACGCTCGGCAGGGCCAGGGCGCCTTTCAAGGACAGCGAGGCGCTGGTGAGCATGGTGGAGAAGATGACTGACACCGACCTCGGCGAATTCACGGTGGATTCGCTGGCGCTCTACAGGAGCGAGCTCACCCCCAAAGGGCCGATCTACACCGTGCTCGAGCGCTTCCCGCTCGGCAGCGGAGGCAGGAAATGA
- the prmC gene encoding peptide chain release factor N(5)-glutamine methyltransferase, translating to MDINEALRSAEAKLSAAGIETPRLDAEVLLAHAMGMRRTDLCARMRDELPSDARAGFDSMVERRASCCPVAYLTGSKGFWSREIAVTPDVLIPRPETETVVDEAVRISSGLKGPPSVLDLCTGSGCIAAALADELPGAAIVASDSSAAALAIAGENLRFAGERVRLLQGDLFAPIEEAGLGPFDIIAANPPYVPDGEMPSLPRDVRDYEPRAALAAGPGGLDFVARILEDAPRHLVPGGWLLMEIGAGQAEAIFFMATGLDRYDTVRTAKDLAGIDRVVIARKTLF from the coding sequence ATGGATATCAACGAGGCATTGAGATCGGCTGAAGCGAAGCTTTCAGCTGCGGGTATCGAGACGCCGAGGCTGGATGCGGAGGTGCTGCTCGCCCACGCGATGGGCATGAGGCGCACGGACCTCTGCGCGCGCATGCGCGATGAGCTCCCTTCGGACGCCCGCGCAGGGTTCGACTCCATGGTCGAGAGGCGGGCGAGCTGCTGCCCGGTCGCCTATCTCACCGGATCGAAGGGGTTCTGGTCGCGCGAGATCGCGGTCACGCCCGACGTGCTCATCCCCAGGCCCGAGACCGAGACTGTGGTGGATGAGGCTGTCAGGATCTCCTCAGGGCTCAAGGGGCCGCCGTCCGTTCTGGATCTCTGCACAGGCAGCGGATGCATCGCGGCGGCCCTTGCGGATGAGCTCCCGGGCGCCGCGATCGTGGCCTCCGACTCATCGGCGGCCGCTCTGGCGATCGCCGGGGAGAACCTCCGCTTTGCCGGCGAAAGGGTGCGCCTCCTGCAGGGCGATCTCTTCGCGCCGATCGAGGAGGCGGGGCTGGGACCCTTTGACATCATTGCAGCAAACCCGCCCTACGTGCCGGACGGGGAGATGCCGTCGCTCCCCCGCGACGTGCGCGACTACGAACCCAGGGCCGCACTCGCGGCCGGCCCCGGCGGGCTTGATTTTGTGGCCCGCATATTGGAGGATGCCCCCCGGCATCTCGTCCCGGGCGGATGGCTCCTCATGGAGATCGGCGCGGGCCAGGCGGAGGCGATCTTTTTCATGGCGACCGGGCTCGACCGCTACGACACGGTGAGGACCGCGAAGGACCTGGCCGGAATCGACAGAGTCGTGATTGCAAGGAAGACTCTTTTCTGA
- a CDS encoding phosphatidylglycerophosphatase A, whose protein sequence is MTAFFATGCFAGRIPLAPGTWGTVVGLGLYWLVRYLPPLSYAIFTVTFVVFAIWIATRAQSIFEETDPPQVVIDEIAGYLVTMAFHRPSFALAVVGFVLFRIFDIVKPPPIRWIERRFSDGRGVVLDDVMAGLYASVSLLALEFVLPALGIQGITWW, encoded by the coding sequence ATGACCGCATTCTTCGCGACAGGCTGCTTTGCAGGGCGCATACCGCTCGCCCCGGGCACGTGGGGCACGGTGGTGGGGTTGGGCCTTTACTGGCTGGTCCGCTATCTTCCGCCCCTCTCCTACGCGATCTTCACCGTGACATTCGTCGTGTTCGCCATATGGATAGCAACCCGCGCGCAGTCGATCTTCGAGGAGACCGACCCTCCGCAGGTGGTGATCGACGAGATAGCGGGATATCTCGTCACCATGGCGTTTCACAGGCCCTCTTTCGCGCTCGCGGTCGTGGGGTTCGTACTCTTCCGCATATTCGACATCGTCAAACCGCCTCCCATACGCTGGATCGAGAGGCGCTTCTCCGACGGCAGGGGCGTGGTGCTCGACGACGTCATGGCCGGCCTCTACGCCAGCGTGTCGCTGCTCGCGCTGGAGTTCGTCCTCCCGGCCCTGGGCATCCAAGGCATCACCTGGTGGTGA
- the prfA gene encoding peptide chain release factor 1: protein MFKKLEEVEKRFEELTAEMGDPSVASDQARFQKIARERSGLEDVVSAYRDYRRVEQALADNRHMAADESDPEIVEMARSEIPALEGELSELEKRLRILLLPKDPNDEKNIILEIRAGTGGEEAALFASDLFRMYSRYAEERRWKVEILEQNATGLGGIKEVIAVIAGERVYSDLKYESGVHRVQRVPETEASGRIHTSAVTVAVLPEAEDIDVAIEEKDLRVDVYRASGPGGQGVNRTDSAVRLTHLPTGLVVACQDERSQHKNKARAMKILKSRILDLEIQKQEKERTATRRSMVGSGDRSEKIRTYNYPQNRLTDHRIGLSLYNLQQVLEGRLGEMIDALRTHYQAEAMKAGGDTD from the coding sequence ATGTTCAAGAAGCTTGAAGAGGTCGAGAAGAGGTTCGAGGAGCTCACCGCAGAGATGGGGGATCCGTCGGTGGCCTCGGACCAGGCGCGCTTTCAGAAGATAGCGAGGGAGCGCTCCGGCCTGGAGGATGTGGTCTCGGCCTACCGCGACTACCGCAGGGTCGAGCAGGCGCTCGCAGACAACCGCCACATGGCGGCCGACGAGTCCGACCCTGAGATCGTGGAGATGGCCCGCTCCGAGATCCCCGCCCTCGAGGGGGAGCTCTCCGAGCTCGAGAAGAGGCTCAGGATCCTCCTGCTGCCCAAAGACCCCAACGACGAGAAGAACATCATCCTCGAGATACGCGCCGGCACCGGCGGAGAGGAGGCTGCGCTCTTCGCCTCGGACCTCTTCCGCATGTACTCGCGCTACGCAGAGGAGAGGCGATGGAAGGTCGAGATACTCGAGCAGAACGCCACGGGACTCGGCGGCATCAAGGAGGTGATCGCCGTCATCGCCGGCGAGCGCGTCTACAGCGACCTCAAGTACGAGAGCGGCGTGCACCGCGTGCAGCGCGTGCCTGAAACAGAGGCGTCGGGCAGGATACACACCTCGGCGGTGACGGTCGCGGTGCTGCCCGAGGCGGAGGACATAGACGTGGCGATCGAGGAGAAGGACCTGCGCGTGGACGTGTACCGCGCCTCGGGCCCCGGCGGCCAGGGGGTCAACCGCACCGATTCGGCGGTCCGGCTCACGCACCTGCCCACCGGCCTCGTCGTCGCGTGCCAGGACGAGCGCAGCCAGCACAAGAACAAGGCCCGCGCCATGAAGATACTGAAATCGAGGATACTGGATCTGGAGATCCAGAAGCAGGAGAAGGAGCGCACGGCGACGCGGAGGTCGATGGTCGGCAGCGGCGACCGCTCCGAGAAGATCCGCACCTACAACTACCCTCAGAACAGGCTCACCGACCACCGCATCGGGCTTTCCCTCTACAACCTGCAGCAGGTGCTCGAGGGCCGGCTCGGCGAGATGATCGACGCCCTGAGGACGCACTATCAGGCGGAGGCCATGAAGGCAGGTGGAGATACTGATTGA
- the radA gene encoding DNA repair protein RadA, with product MARVRTIFSCQGCGAQSPRWIGRCPECGEWNTYAEEREETPHKADAYAPDSARPVDLCDITAGEGGHVPTGIAEFDRALGSGYIPGGVALIGGDPGIGKSTIVMQALDRVAAAGAPALYISGEESASQIKLRADRMKLSGRGLSVLTENCVERIVDHMREMKPAVVAIDSIQTMFTSDLASAPGTIGQVRESAAKILGCAKQMGIAAFLVGHVTKDGAIAGPKVLEHMVDTVLYFEGERGHSFRILRAIKNRFGSTNEIGVFEMTGQGLKEVRDPSGIFLSERPSAAAGSVVSASLEGSRPLLLEIQALCSSSGFGTPRRTAIGIDTSRLALLIAVLEKIEGLTLRDQDVFLNVTGGMRITEPSSDLAVISAINSSFLNRPADHGTVIVGEVGLAGEIRAVMGVEARVKEAEKLGFRRAIVPKSNLKSKLPSKMEVFGASSVAECLRLL from the coding sequence ATGGCCAGGGTGCGCACGATATTCTCATGCCAGGGCTGCGGCGCGCAGTCGCCGCGCTGGATCGGCCGCTGCCCCGAGTGCGGCGAGTGGAACACATACGCCGAGGAGCGCGAGGAGACGCCGCACAAGGCGGACGCCTATGCGCCCGATTCGGCGCGGCCGGTCGACCTCTGCGACATCACCGCAGGCGAGGGCGGGCACGTGCCCACTGGCATCGCCGAATTCGACCGCGCGCTGGGCTCGGGGTACATACCGGGCGGCGTGGCGCTGATCGGCGGAGACCCGGGCATCGGCAAGTCCACGATCGTCATGCAGGCCCTCGACCGCGTGGCAGCCGCAGGGGCCCCTGCCCTCTACATCTCCGGCGAGGAGAGCGCCTCCCAGATAAAGCTGCGCGCCGACCGGATGAAGCTCTCGGGCCGCGGTCTCTCCGTGCTGACCGAGAACTGCGTGGAGCGGATAGTCGACCACATGAGGGAGATGAAGCCCGCGGTGGTGGCCATCGACTCCATACAGACGATGTTCACCTCCGACCTCGCCTCAGCGCCCGGCACGATCGGCCAGGTGCGCGAGTCGGCGGCCAAGATACTCGGCTGCGCGAAGCAGATGGGGATCGCCGCGTTCCTCGTCGGCCACGTGACGAAGGACGGCGCGATCGCCGGCCCCAAGGTCCTCGAGCACATGGTGGACACGGTGCTCTACTTCGAGGGCGAGCGCGGCCATTCGTTCCGGATACTGCGCGCCATCAAGAACCGCTTTGGGAGCACAAACGAGATCGGCGTCTTCGAGATGACCGGCCAGGGGCTCAAGGAGGTGCGCGACCCGTCCGGCATATTCCTCTCCGAGAGGCCATCGGCAGCTGCGGGCTCGGTGGTCTCGGCGTCGCTGGAGGGCTCGAGGCCGCTCTTGCTCGAGATCCAGGCGCTCTGCTCATCCTCGGGCTTCGGCACCCCGCGCCGCACGGCGATAGGAATAGACACTAGCCGGCTGGCGCTCCTGATCGCGGTGCTCGAGAAGATCGAGGGGCTCACGCTCCGCGACCAGGATGTGTTCCTCAACGTCACCGGCGGCATGCGCATCACCGAGCCCTCCTCCGATCTGGCGGTGATCTCCGCCATCAACTCGAGCTTCTTGAACAGACCCGCAGACCACGGCACTGTGATCGTGGGCGAGGTGGGGCTCGCAGGCGAGATCCGCGCGGTCATGGGTGTTGAGGCGCGCGTCAAGGAGGCGGAGAAACTGGGATTCCGGCGCGCCATCGTGCCGAAATCCAACCTCAAGTCGAAGCTCCCGTCCAAGATGGAGGTCTTCGGCGCCTCCTCCGTCGCCGAGTGTTTGAGGCTCCTTTAA
- a CDS encoding MFS transporter encodes MKRNAAGTIWRALKAQPAAPAISDPGEVDRLYRHWRKRVAIATFVGYVVFYLCRKNISAALPAMSAELGYSNTDLGLLGGALYVTYAIGKFVNGVFGDQANLRYFSAVGLFLSSLCCIMMGVTGSLVALAFFWGLNGWFQSMGNPPFARAMCHWFTISERGTKFGIWSTCHQVGTWIIMLTGGFIIASFGWRAIFYIPAAIGIVTAVSLVVALRDTPEAMGLPHVEKYKRDKLVDKESAREFDQETEHEGFGKIFLHQVLLNKYIWLCSFINISVYIVRFGTLDWATKFLVEEKGCTIEFASMEASMIPLFGIVGMILAGWMSDRLFKARRAPATVIFFIGTALSILAMYFVPPGWNILQSVVLGLIGFFTYGPQFLISGAAALDFGSRKAAATATGFIGTFGYAGAALSSLGSGVMIDKYSWIGGILFWAGAAAAGALLTTLMWNAKPKHM; translated from the coding sequence ATGAAGAGAAACGCTGCGGGAACGATCTGGAGGGCGCTGAAGGCCCAGCCCGCAGCGCCAGCGATCTCCGATCCCGGGGAAGTCGACCGGCTCTACCGCCACTGGCGAAAGCGCGTGGCCATCGCGACGTTCGTCGGCTACGTCGTATTTTACCTCTGCAGAAAAAACATCTCCGCTGCCCTGCCCGCCATGAGCGCCGAGCTCGGCTATTCCAACACCGATCTCGGGCTCCTGGGGGGCGCCCTCTACGTCACCTACGCGATCGGCAAATTCGTGAACGGCGTGTTCGGCGACCAGGCCAACCTCAGGTACTTCTCAGCGGTCGGCCTCTTCCTCTCATCCCTGTGCTGCATCATGATGGGCGTGACCGGGAGCCTGGTGGCCCTGGCCTTCTTCTGGGGCTTGAACGGCTGGTTCCAGTCCATGGGCAACCCCCCGTTCGCGCGCGCGATGTGCCACTGGTTCACCATCTCCGAACGCGGGACCAAGTTCGGCATCTGGTCCACGTGCCATCAGGTGGGCACCTGGATCATAATGCTCACCGGCGGTTTCATAATAGCCTCTTTCGGATGGAGGGCGATATTCTACATCCCGGCGGCGATAGGGATCGTCACCGCTGTCTCGCTGGTGGTAGCGCTGCGCGACACGCCCGAGGCCATGGGGCTGCCCCACGTCGAGAAATACAAGCGCGACAAGCTGGTCGACAAGGAGTCCGCGCGCGAATTCGACCAGGAGACCGAGCACGAGGGGTTCGGAAAGATCTTTCTGCACCAGGTCCTGCTCAACAAGTACATATGGCTCTGCTCGTTCATCAACATATCGGTCTACATAGTGCGCTTCGGCACGCTGGACTGGGCGACGAAATTCCTGGTCGAGGAAAAGGGGTGCACGATAGAATTCGCCTCAATGGAGGCGAGCATGATCCCGCTGTTCGGAATAGTGGGGATGATCCTCGCCGGGTGGATGTCGGACAGGCTCTTCAAGGCGCGGCGGGCCCCGGCCACCGTGATCTTCTTCATCGGCACCGCCCTGTCGATACTGGCGATGTACTTCGTGCCCCCGGGCTGGAACATCTTGCAGAGCGTAGTCCTGGGGTTGATCGGCTTTTTCACCTACGGGCCGCAGTTCCTCATCAGCGGCGCGGCGGCGCTGGACTTCGGATCCCGCAAGGCGGCGGCGACCGCGACCGGCTTCATAGGCACGTTCGGTTACGCGGGGGCCGCGCTGTCGAGCCTGGGTTCGGGCGTGATGATAGACAAATACAGCTGGATAGGCGGTATCCTCTTCTGGGCGGGGGCCGCGGCCGCAGGAGCTCTGCTCACTACGCTCATGTGGAACGCAAAGCCAAAGCACATGTGA
- the recA gene encoding recombinase RecA: MTTTAPNPPTDNREKAIGLAVATIEKQFGKGSIMRLGRDEPLYQGLDTVSTGSLSLDIALGVGGLPRGRVIEIYGPESSGKTTLALQVVSAAQKQGGIAAYVDAEHALDVEYARKLGVKTEELLISQPDSGEQALEIADTLVRSGAISVLVVDSVAALVPRAELEGDMGDAQMGAQARLMSQALRKLTATISKSKTMVVFINQIRMKIGVMFGNPETTTGGNALKFYSSVRLDIRRIAPVKVGEDVIGSRTRVKVVKNKVAPPFKQAEFDIIYGLGVCRAGDVLDLAAEMGLVEKSGAWYSCGEERIGQGRDNARDFLRENPKVMARLEKAILEKHGIVKRADANAQKVDVPKGAAKEQPKEAAKGRE, translated from the coding sequence ATGACCACCACAGCACCGAATCCCCCGACGGACAATCGAGAGAAGGCGATCGGCCTCGCGGTCGCGACGATCGAGAAGCAGTTCGGCAAGGGCTCGATCATGCGCCTAGGGAGGGACGAGCCCCTGTACCAGGGGCTCGACACCGTATCAACGGGCTCGCTCTCCCTCGACATAGCTCTCGGGGTGGGGGGGCTCCCCCGCGGCCGCGTCATCGAGATCTACGGCCCCGAGTCGTCGGGCAAGACCACCCTCGCGCTGCAGGTGGTCTCCGCGGCCCAGAAGCAGGGCGGGATCGCGGCCTATGTGGACGCCGAGCACGCGCTGGACGTGGAGTACGCGCGGAAACTCGGCGTGAAGACCGAGGAACTGCTCATCAGCCAGCCGGACAGCGGCGAGCAGGCGCTGGAGATAGCGGACACGCTGGTGCGCTCCGGCGCGATCAGCGTGCTCGTGGTCGACTCGGTGGCTGCGCTCGTCCCCAGGGCGGAGCTCGAGGGCGACATGGGGGACGCGCAGATGGGCGCGCAGGCCCGCCTCATGAGCCAGGCGCTCCGCAAGCTCACCGCCACGATCTCCAAGTCAAAGACCATGGTGGTCTTCATCAACCAGATCCGCATGAAGATCGGCGTGATGTTCGGCAACCCCGAGACCACCACCGGCGGCAACGCGCTGAAGTTCTACTCCTCGGTCCGCCTGGACATCCGCAGGATCGCGCCGGTGAAGGTCGGCGAGGACGTGATCGGATCGCGCACCCGCGTGAAGGTCGTGAAGAACAAGGTCGCGCCCCCGTTCAAGCAGGCGGAGTTCGACATCATCTACGGATTGGGCGTCTGCCGCGCCGGCGACGTGCTCGATCTGGCCGCCGAGATGGGGCTCGTGGAGAAGAGCGGGGCGTGGTACTCCTGCGGCGAGGAGCGCATCGGCCAGGGCCGCGACAACGCCAGGGACTTCCTCAGGGAGAACCCGAAGGTCATGGCGCGGCTCGAGAAGGCGATCCTCGAGAAGCACGGGATCGTGAAGAGGGCGGATGCAAACGCGCAGAAGGTGGATGTGCCGAAAGGTGCTGCAAAGGAGCAGCCAAAGGAAGCTGCGAAGGGGCGTGAATAA
- the murA gene encoding UDP-N-acetylglucosamine 1-carboxyvinyltransferase, with the protein MEKLIIEGGRPLAGTVKVSGSKNAALPIMAATLLATGEHRLEGVPNLRDIRTMARLIEHIGAEVTPHSGSADGWQQGWDGSLCLKVNRFNGVEAPYDLVKTMRASVLIMGPLVGQLRRARVSLPGGCAIGARPIDMHLKALEAMGAKIELKEGYVEVFARHLRGAEITFNKVTVTGTENIMMAAVLADGVTVIQNAAREPEVADLARHLKSMGAKIEGAGTDRITIRGVDSLSPAPHRIIPDRIEAGTLLMAAGITGGELVVENFPADMLETLIARLADAGMSIDVDGDRASAFSSGRLKGIDVTTAPHPGFATDLQAQFMAMMSVAGGTSIITETIFENRFMHVPELTRMGAQISTDGGTAIIKGVPGLKGAPVMATDLRASASLVLAGLAAEGNTEVRRIYHLDRGYERIEEKLAACGARIRREPDEQA; encoded by the coding sequence ATGGAAAAACTCATAATAGAGGGCGGCAGGCCGCTAGCGGGCACCGTGAAGGTGAGCGGCTCCAAGAACGCCGCGCTCCCGATCATGGCGGCCACGCTGCTGGCCACCGGCGAGCACAGGCTCGAGGGGGTGCCCAACCTGCGCGACATCCGCACCATGGCCAGGCTCATCGAACACATCGGCGCGGAGGTGACTCCGCACTCCGGGAGCGCCGACGGATGGCAGCAGGGGTGGGACGGCTCGCTCTGCCTGAAGGTCAACCGCTTCAACGGCGTGGAGGCTCCCTACGACCTGGTGAAGACCATGCGCGCCTCGGTGCTGATCATGGGCCCGCTCGTGGGCCAGCTCAGGCGGGCGCGCGTATCGCTGCCGGGCGGCTGCGCAATAGGCGCGAGGCCCATAGACATGCACCTGAAGGCCCTGGAGGCGATGGGCGCGAAGATCGAGCTCAAGGAGGGCTACGTCGAGGTGTTCGCCCGGCACCTCCGCGGGGCCGAGATCACCTTCAACAAGGTGACCGTCACCGGCACCGAAAACATAATGATGGCAGCAGTGCTCGCGGACGGCGTCACCGTGATCCAGAACGCGGCGCGCGAGCCGGAGGTCGCCGACCTCGCCAGGCACCTCAAATCGATGGGAGCCAAGATCGAGGGCGCAGGCACCGACCGCATCACCATACGCGGCGTGGACAGCCTCTCGCCGGCGCCGCACAGGATCATCCCCGACCGCATCGAGGCAGGCACCCTCCTCATGGCTGCCGGCATAACCGGGGGCGAGCTCGTCGTAGAGAACTTCCCCGCCGACATGCTCGAAACTCTGATCGCCAGGCTCGCAGACGCGGGCATGTCGATCGACGTGGACGGCGACCGCGCGAGCGCGTTCTCCTCCGGGAGGCTCAAGGGCATCGACGTCACCACGGCCCCTCACCCCGGCTTCGCCACCGACCTGCAGGCGCAGTTCATGGCCATGATGTCCGTGGCCGGCGGAACCAGCATCATCACCGAGACGATATTCGAGAACCGCTTCATGCACGTGCCCGAGCTCACGAGGATGGGCGCACAGATATCCACCGACGGCGGCACTGCGATCATAAAGGGAGTGCCCGGGCTCAAGGGGGCGCCGGTGATGGCCACCGACCTGCGCGCCTCGGCGTCGCTCGTGCTGGCGGGGCTCGCGGCCGAGGGGAACACCGAGGTCCGGAGGATCTATCACCTGGACCGCGGATACGAGCGCATAGAGGAGAAGCTCGCCGCCTGCGGGGCGAGGATCAGGCGCGAGCCGGACGAACAGGCCTAG
- a CDS encoding competence/damage-inducible protein A: MKIAVITTGDEVIQGVIVDSNAAWISERCTALGHEVAMHACVPDDMRAIGDILRLASERAECVMVTGGLGPTADDITVEAAARAFDANLVRNEGIIEEMRAFFVRVGRPYSPSNDKQAMVFAGSEILPNRVGTAPGLRAPLGGRDFIFLPGVPSELHQIFGDSVEPWLRERSSGARVEKVFRCFGLPEATIDERLKGVDLCGARLSFRVKFPEILLKTVARSGSEAEARRMIDSAAGNIRERLGEVIYGEGDATLAEVVGRMCVERGATLSVAESCTGGLISSMITDVPGASRWFERGAVAYSNRSKEEFLGVPRQTIERHGAVSREVAEAMARGIRSVSGSSVGLAVTGIAGPSGGTAEKPVGTVHIAMAIEGGIEHSHHVFERARIEFRQMVAATALDMARRHMIRAQS; encoded by the coding sequence ATGAAGATAGCCGTTATAACAACCGGCGACGAAGTCATCCAGGGCGTGATAGTCGACTCCAACGCCGCCTGGATATCGGAGCGCTGCACCGCCCTCGGGCACGAGGTAGCGATGCACGCCTGCGTGCCCGATGACATGCGCGCGATAGGCGACATCCTCAGGCTCGCCTCAGAGAGGGCCGAGTGCGTGATGGTCACGGGCGGCCTGGGCCCCACGGCGGACGACATCACGGTGGAGGCCGCGGCGAGGGCGTTCGACGCGAATCTTGTTCGCAATGAGGGCATCATTGAAGAGATGCGGGCATTCTTCGTCCGGGTCGGCAGGCCCTACTCGCCCTCGAACGACAAGCAGGCCATGGTCTTTGCCGGCTCCGAGATACTCCCGAACCGGGTCGGCACCGCCCCCGGCCTCAGGGCCCCGCTCGGCGGCCGCGATTTCATCTTCCTCCCCGGCGTCCCTTCCGAGCTCCACCAGATATTCGGCGACTCGGTGGAGCCGTGGCTCAGGGAGCGCTCGAGCGGCGCGCGCGTGGAGAAGGTTTTCCGCTGCTTCGGCCTTCCGGAGGCCACGATCGACGAGAGGCTCAAGGGAGTCGATCTCTGTGGCGCGAGACTCTCGTTTCGGGTGAAGTTTCCCGAGATACTCCTCAAGACAGTCGCCAGGTCCGGCTCCGAGGCGGAGGCGAGGCGCATGATCGACTCCGCTGCCGGGAACATCCGCGAGCGGCTCGGCGAGGTGATCTACGGCGAGGGGGATGCGACGCTCGCCGAGGTCGTGGGCCGGATGTGCGTGGAGAGGGGCGCGACGCTCTCTGTCGCCGAGTCGTGCACCGGCGGGCTCATATCGTCCATGATCACCGACGTCCCGGGCGCGAGCCGCTGGTTCGAGCGCGGCGCAGTCGCGTACAGCAACCGCTCCAAGGAGGAGTTCCTCGGCGTGCCGCGCCAGACCATCGAGAGGCACGGCGCGGTCTCCAGGGAGGTCGCGGAGGCCATGGCTCGGGGCATAAGAAGCGTGAGCGGATCTTCCGTCGGCCTCGCCGTAACGGGCATAGCAGGGCCGTCGGGCGGCACCGCTGAGAAGCCGGTGGGCACCGTCCATATAGCGATGGCGATCGAGGGCGGCATCGAGCATTCGCACCACGTCTTTGAGCGGGCGAGGATCGAGTTCAGGCAGATGGTCGCTGCGACCGCGCTGGACATGGCGCGCAGACATATGATCAGAGCTCAAAGCTGA